The following are from one region of the Aspergillus luchuensis IFO 4308 DNA, chromosome 4, nearly complete sequence genome:
- a CDS encoding uncharacterized protein (antiSMASH:Cluster_4.3), whose protein sequence is MDKTRIGYIDCRGQPGKFFQEPVGTPKRIKPAFDIRFFKGVYYLDGELAGAIPTSIELNIIDQRTLVICGTMERAYPNDSRVPPSELAALENDMDAVLQQILDAIKKDCENPQDETTAIGDDIPSSEDAQASSDGQSGTDLEVTSTSAFPREKSRQGEGGRQKPRVYIIPQLREEDKGKGPAKGILRKPGSKNDEPESDDDLQNRTDFDERVDLHDDHGEHPDPSRTWVWLLAERKVGRFFRSFRFKRPINWNAAQSLFMGGLLLLKLPVVVVPKRRVHFELVCD, encoded by the coding sequence ATGGACAAGACCAGAATTGGCTACATTGATTGCAGGGGCCAACCCGGGAAATTCTTTCAGGAACCAGTCGGTACCCCCAAGCGCATCAAGCCTGCATTCGATATACGGTTTTTCAAGGGCGTATACTATCTGGATGGAGAACTTGCCGGTGCCATCCCAACCTCAATCGAGCTCAATATCATTGATCAGCGGACTTTGGTAATCTGCGGCACAATGGAGCGCGCATACCCTAATGACTCTCGAGTTCCCCCGTCGGAACTAGCAGCGCTTGAAAATGATATGGACGCGGTGCTGCAGCAGATATTAGATGCAATAAAAAAGGACTGCGAAAATCCACAAGACGAGACGACCGCAATTGGGGATGACATCCCTTCCAGTGAAGATGCTCAGGCGTCCTCGGACGGACAAAGCGGTACAGATCTTGAGGTTACGTCGACATCAGCTTTTCCGCGAGAGAAAAGTCGCCAGGGCGAGGGGGGTCGACAGAAACCGCGTGTCTACATAATCCCGCAACttcgagaagaagacaaaggcAAGGGCCCGGCCAAAGGGATTCTGCGGAAGCCAGGAAGTAAAAACGACGAGCCTGAGAGTGACGATGATCTGCAAAATCGAACAGACTTCGATGAGCGGGTCGACCTACACGATGACCATGGTGAACACCCAGATCCCTCAAGGACCTGGGTCTGGCTGTTGGCTGAGCGAAAGGTTGGCCGGTTCTTTCGCTCCTTTCGCTTCAAGAGACCGATCAACTGGAATGCCGCGCAAAGCCTCTTTATGggaggtcttcttctcctgaaGCTTCCGGTGGTTGTGGTGCCGAAGAGACGCGTTCATTTCGAGCTGGTTTGTGACTAG
- a CDS encoding RTA1 domain-containing protein (COG:S;~EggNog:ENOG410PJXJ;~InterPro:IPR007568;~PFAM:PF04479;~TransMembrane:7 (o39-57i64-84o96-117i138-158o170-196i258-274o294-314i);~antiSMASH:Cluster_4.3;~go_component: GO:0016021 - integral component of membrane [Evidence IEA]), translating into MTTVTAPAPWITSSQQCTLETCPMSYAHITYLPNLGGNAFYIALFAFFIPVQLYLGIRHRTWGYLFGAICGLILEVLGYIGRIYMRHNPFIDRWFIMYLVCLTIAPAFLSGAIYVSLARIVGAYTPQLSRIKQRNYSLIFISFDIISLLLQAAGGAITTSDSASEVQDGINIMIAGLSSQVASLTLYIVICLDYTFRIYRLSARNPSPPSSTSTSNMFRMANHSKQESESQDLVSPSRDLVTLNPDFASLRASKRWKAFLFCQGLAVVCIYIRSCFRVAELCGGFSSHLANDQTTFMVLEGAMISIAVIAMSSWGHPGVGFHGRWDALNYPMFQRKRKGVVDV; encoded by the exons ATGACCACCGTCACGGCCCCCGCGCCCTGGATCACCAGCAGCCAACAATGTACTCTGGAAACATGTCCTATGTCCTACGCCCACATCACCTATCTCCCCAACCTAGGTGGCAATGCCTTCTACATCGCTCTattcgccttcttcatccccgtCCAACTCTACCTCGGCATCCGACACCGCACCTGGGGCTACCTCTTCGGCGCCATCTGCGGCCTCATCCTGGAAGTACTGGGCTACATAGGACGAATCTACATGCGACACAACCCATTCATTGACCGGTGGTTCATCAT GTACCTCGTCTGCCTCACCATCGCCCCCGCCTTCCTCAGCGGCGCCATCTACGTCTCCCTAGCCCGGATCGTCGGGGCCTACACGCCTCAACTCTCCCGGATAAAACAGCGCAACTACTCCCTAATCTTCATCagcttcgacatcatctcgctcctcctccaagccgCCGGCGGAGCCATCACGACCTCGGATTCCGCCTCCGAAGTCCAAGACGGAATCAACATCATGATAGCCGGTCTCAGCTCACAAGTAGCCTCCCTAACCCTCTACATCGTGATCTGTCTCGACTACACCTTCCGGATCTACCGTCTCAGCGCACgcaacccctcccctccatcatcaacatcaacatcgaaCATGTTCCGCATGGCAAACCACAGCAAGCAAGAATCCGAAAGCCAGGACCTCGTCTCCCCCTCACGAGACCTGGTAACCCTGAACCCGGACTTCGCGAGCCTCCGCGCAAGTAAACGCTGGAAAGCCTTCCTATTCTGCCAGGGGTTAGCCGTCGTGTGTATTTACATCCGAAGCTGTTTCCGGGTCGCGGAGCTGTGCGGGGGGTTTAGTAGCCATTTGGCGAATGATCAGACGACGTTCATGGTCTTGGAGGGGGCGATGATTAGTATTGCGGTGATTGCGATGAGTAGTTGGGGGCATCCCGGGGTGGGGTTTCATGGGAGGTGGGATGCGTTGAATTATCCCATGTttcagaggaagaggaagggggtggtggatgtttaG